Proteins encoded by one window of Vigna radiata var. radiata cultivar VC1973A chromosome 5, Vradiata_ver6, whole genome shotgun sequence:
- the LOC106762210 gene encoding oligouridylate-binding protein 1, protein MQQRLKLQQQQALMQQALLQQQQMYHPGMLAAAMSQMEPVPSGNLPPGFDTSACRSVYVGNIHVNVTDKLLAEVFQSAGPLAGCKLIRKEKSSYGFVDYHDRASAALAIMTLHGRQLYGQALKVNWAYANSSREDTSGHFNIFVGDLSPEVTDATLFACFSVYPSCSDARVMWDHKTGRSKGYGFVSFRDHQDAQSAINDMTGKWLGNRQIRCNWATKGAGTSSNEEKSNENQNAVVLTNGSSDGGQDNNNNEDAPENNSLYTTVYVGNLPHDVTQAELHCQFHALGAGVIEEVRVQRDKGFGFVRYNTHEEAALAIQVANGRIIRGKSMKCSWGSKPTPPGTASNPLPPPAQPYQILPTAGMNQGYSPAELLAYQRQLALSQAAVSGLSGQALLQMTGQHGLAPASMGVNSGGSQAMYDGYTGNSSRQQLMYYR, encoded by the exons ATGCAACAGAGGCTGAAGTTGCAGCAACAACAAGCCCTCATGCAGCAAGCCTTGCTTCAGCAGCAGCAGATGTACCACCCTGGCATGCTCGCCGCTGCCATGTCTCAG ATGGAGCCTGTTCCAAGTGGAAATTTGCCTCCTGGTTTTGATACTTCTGCATGCCGTAGCGT TTATGTAGGAAATATTCATGTAAATGTCACTGATAAACTTCTCGCAGAAGTTTTTCAGAGTGCTGGTCCTCTTGCTGGCTGCAAGctcataagaaaagaaaag TCCTCTTATGGTTTTGTGGACTACCATGATCGAGCATCTGCAGCCCTTGCAATAATGACATTGCACGGACGACAACT ATATGGTCAAGCACTTAAGGTGAATTGGGCATATGCAAATAGCAGTAGGGAGGACACATCag GGCACTTCAATATATTTGTCGGTGATTTGAGTCCAGAGGTTACTGATGCAACTTTATTTGCTTGCTTCTCAGTCTATCCTAGTTGTTC TGATGCAAGGGTTATGTGGGATCACAAAACTGGTCGGTCAAAAGGATATGGTTTTGTTTCTTTCCGTGATCATCAG GATGCCCAAAGTGCCATAAATGATATGACAG GCAAGTGGCTGGGAAATAGGCAAATACGAtgcaactgggcaactaagggTGCTGGTACCAGCTCCAATGAAGAGAAGAGCAATGAAAACCAAAATGCTGTGGTGCTTACAAATGGATCTTCAG ATGGTGgtcaagataataataataacgaaGATGCTCCCGAAAACAATTCTTTATACACCACAGTTTATGTTGGCAACCTTCCTCATGAT GTAACACAAGCTGAACTCCATTGCCAATTCCATGCACTGGGGGCTGGGGTAATTGAGGAGGTTCGAGTTCAAAGGGATAAGGGTTTTGGATTTGTTAGATACAACACTCACGAGGAAGCTGCGTTGGCCATTCAAGTGGCTAATGGAAGAATAATCCGTGGGAAGAGTATGAAG TGTTCGTGGGGTAGTAAACCAACTCCTCCTGGAACAGCTTCGAATCCACTACCGCCTCCTGCTCAACCATATCAAATACTTCCGACTGCAGGGATGAACCAAGGTTATTCTCCTGCTGAGTTGTTGGCTTATCAGCGCCAACTGGCCTTGAGTCAGGCTGCTGTATCTGGTCTTTCAGGTCAAGCTCTTCTACAAATGACCGGACAACACGGCCTAGCTCCTGCTTCAATGGGCGTAAACTCTGGGGGATCTCAAGCCATGTATGATGGATATACGGGTAATTCATCAAGGCAGCAGCTTATGTACTATCGTTGA
- the LOC106761077 gene encoding UDP-galactose/UDP-glucose transporter 7 codes for MEIRADAETSSFSSLFAAVAYGFASMAMVFINKAVLMQYAYSMTLLTLQQLATSLLIHVGRRAGFTKARGLEMTTAKRLLPLSIFYNANVAFALASLKGVNIPMYIAIKRLTPLAVLIAGYFSGKGRPTSQVALSVILIGAGVLIAALGDFSFDLFGYGMAFVSVFFQTMYLVLVERSGAEDGLSSLEIMFYNSFLSLPFLMFLIIATGEFPKSLSLLFAQSYSFSFLMVLILSLVMGIVLNFTMFLCTIVNSALTTTIVGVLKGVVSTTLGFFLLGGVQVHALNVTGLVINTAGGVWYSFAKYQQKRSKSTKLVPDEEAHRK; via the exons ATGGAGATCCGTGCCGATGCAGAAACCAGCTCCTTCTCAAG TTTGTTCGCGGCTGTGGCATATGGGTTTGCCTCCATGGCCATGGTTTTTATCAACAAGGCTGTTCTTATGCAGTATGCATATTCAATGACTCTTCTCACTTTGCAG CAATTGGCTACCTCTTTGCTTATCCATGTTGGTAGACGTGCGGGATTCACAAAGGCGAGAGGACTGGAAATGACAACGGCCAAGCGACTTCTTCCGCTTTCAATTTTCTATAATGCCAATGTTGCTTTTGCTTTGGCCAGTTTGAAAGGAGTCAATATCCCAATGTATATTGCGATCAAGAGGCTTACCCCACTTGCTGTACTTATTGCTGGGTACTTCTCGGGAAAGGGAAGACCTACATCTCAG GTGGCTCTTTCAGTTATATTGATTGGTGCTGGAGTTCTCATTGCTGCCCTCGGAGATTTTTCCTTTGACCTTTTTGGGTATGGCATGGCTTTTGTTTCGGTTTTTTTCCAG ACCATGTACCTTGTGCTGGTGGAAAGATCTGGTGCTGAGGATGGACTTTCATCCTTGGAAATCATGTTCTATAACAGttttttatctcttccatttTTGATGTTCCTCATCATAGCCACTGGGGAATTCCCAAagtctttatctttattatttgcACAG agttattctttttcgtttttgATGGTTCTTATTCTTTCATTGGTAATGGGCATTGTTCTCAACTTCACCATGTTCTTGTGTACAATTGTTAATTCAGCCTTAACTACAACTATTGTTGGCGTTCTCAAAGGGGTTGTTTCCACG ACCCTTGGTTTCTTCTTACTGGGTGGTGTTCAAGTCCATGCTTTGAATGTGACTGGATTGGTTATCAACACAGCTGGCGGTGTGTGGTATTCATTTGCCAAATATCAGCAGAAAAGAAGTAAGTCGACGAAGCTTGTACCTGATGAGGAGGCCCATCGTAAATAG